A genomic stretch from Telopea speciosissima isolate NSW1024214 ecotype Mountain lineage chromosome 7, Tspe_v1, whole genome shotgun sequence includes:
- the LOC122667035 gene encoding sugar transporter ERD6-like 7 isoform X12: MYGSILTFGAMFGAIMSGLIADFIGRKGAMRISAIFCIVGWLPIYFAKGALSLNIGRMSLGYGMGIFSYVVPVFIAEIAPRDLRGGLTAVNMVMVCCGISIYFIIGIVLTWRTLALVGIVPCLILLLGIFFIPESPRWLAKMGRQKDFVAALQQLRGKDVDIYEEAADIMDYVETIQKLPKAKMVDLFQRRYLRSLIIAVGLMLFQQLGGITGVSFYVSEVFVTAGFSADVGTVSYAILQVIVTILCAILMDKAGRRLLLLVSASGQVIGSILVGTSFYLTVQELAPTVAPLLAVIGMMVYIGSFSSGMGVTPWVIMSEIFPINVKGTAGSLATLMNWIGAWAVSYSFNFLMSWSSYGTFSIFAAVNVIAILFVAKLVPETKGRTLEQIQAAINTA, translated from the exons ATGTATGGCTCTATCTTGACATTTGGTGCAATGTTTGGTGCAATCATGAGTGGCCTAATTGCAGATTTCATCGGTCGGAAAGGG GCAATGAGAATTTCAGCCATTTTTTGCATTGTAGGATGGCTTCCCATCTACTTTGCCAAG GGAGCTTTGTCACTGAATATTGGCAGGATGTCCTTGGGATATGGAATGGGAATCTTTTCTTATGTG GTACCAGTGTTCATTGCTGAAATTGCGCCCAGAGATCTTCGAGGAGGCCTAACAGCAGTCAATATG GTTATGGTCTGCTGTGGAATCTCCATCTACTTCATTATAGGGATAGTTCTGACATGGCGGACCTTGGCTCTAGTTG GAATTGTCCCATGTCTTATCCTGCTTTTGGGCATCTTTTTCATTCCAGAGTCCCCCAGATGGCTG GCAAAGATGGGACGCCAGAAAGATTTTGTTGCTGCTCTACAACAACTTCGTGGCAAGGATGTTGATATCTATGAGGAAGCAGCGGACATTATG GATTATGTGGAAACTATTCAAAAGCTCCCTAAAGCCAAAATGGTGGATTTGTTTCAAAGAAGATACTTGCGCTCACTCATT ATTGCAGTTGGACTAATGCTCTTTCAACAACTTGGGGGAATCACAGGAGTCTCCTTTTACGTGAGCGAGGTTTTTGTAACTGCAG GATTTTCTGCTGATGTTGGCACTGTATCTTATGCTATTCTTCAG GTTATAGTAACTATATTGTGTGCAATCCTGATGGATAAAGCTGGAAGAAGACTCCTTCTACTG GTTTCTGCTTCGGGGCAGGTCATAGGCTCCATACTAGTTGGGACTTCCTTTTATCTGACG GTCCAAGAATTGGCACCTACAGTAGCCCCTCTACTTGCTGTAATTGGAATGATG GTATATATAGGATCTTTCTCATCAGGAATGGGAGTTACCCCTTGGGTTATAATGTCTGAG ATTTTCCCAATAAATGTTAAAGGAACAGCTGGCAGCTTGGCGACATTGATGAACTGGATTGGGGCATGGGCAGTTTCTTATTCCTTCAACTTCCTAATGAGTTGGAGCTCTTATG GTACTTTTTCCATCTTCGCAGCAGTTAATGTAATAGCTATCCTGTTTGTGGCCAAGTTAGTGCCCGAAACAAAGGGACGAACGCTGGAGCAAATTCAGGCTGCCATTAACACTGCCTAG
- the LOC122667035 gene encoding sugar transporter ERD6-like 7 isoform X1, whose amino-acid sequence MGIEHDMENGDSRLSLEELRVPLTGHSKDESTGEEEAASGKRSKECRWMLYLSTFVAVCGSFEFGACMGYSSPTQSAIRKELNLSLAEYSLFGSILTFGAMIGAIMSGLIADLIGRKGAMRISAIFCIAGWLPIYFAKGALSLDIGRMSLGYGMGIFSYVVPVFIAEIAPKDLRGGLTSVNMVMVCCGISIYFIIGTVLTWRTLALVGLVPCLILLLGLFFIPESPRWLAKMGHQKDFVAALQQLRGKDVDISEEAADIVDYVETIRKLPKPKMVDLFQRRYLRSLIIAVGLMLFQQLGGITGVSFYVSEVFVTAGFPAAVGTVSYACLQIIITILCAILMDKAGRRFLLLVSAAGLVIGCILVGTSFYLKVQESAPTVAPLLAVIGMMVYIGSFSAGMGVTPWVIMSEIFPINVKGTAGSLSTLVNWIGAWAVSYAFNFLMSWSSYGTFFIFAAINVIAILFVAKLVPETKGRTLEQIQAAINTA is encoded by the exons GGAAAATGGTGACAGCAGACTGTCGCTGGAAGAGTTAAGAGTGCCACTTACAGGACACTCCAAAGATGAATCAACCGGTGAAGAAGAAGCAGCTTCCGGCAAAAGGAGCAAGGAATGTCGCTGGATGCTTTACTTGAGCACATTCGTCGCTGTTTGTGGTTCTTTTGAGTTTGGGGCTTGT ATGGGATATTCATCACCAACACAGTCTGCTATTAGGAAGGAGCTTAATCTATCACTGGCAGAG TACTCACTGTTTGGCTCTATCTTGACATTTGGTGCAATGATTGGTGCAATCATGAGTGGCCTAATTGCAGATCTCATCGGTCGGAAAGGG GCAATGAGAATTTCAGCCATTTTTTGCATTGCAGGATGGCTTCCCATCTACTTTGCCAAG GGAGCTTTGTCACTGGATATTGGCAGGATGTCCTTGGGATATGGAATGGGAATCTTTTCTTATGTG GTACCAGTGTTCATTGCTGAAATAGCGCCCAAAGATCTTCGAGGAGGCCTAACATCAGTCAATATG GTTATGGTCTGCTGTGGAATCTCTATCTACTTCATTATAGGGACAGTTCTGACGTGGCGGACCTTGGCTCTAGTTG GACTTGTCCCATGTCTTATCCTGCTTTTGGGCCTCTTTTTCATTCCAGAGTCCCCCAGATGGCTG GCAAAGATGGGACACCAGAAAGATTTTGTTGCTGCACTACAACAACTTCGTGGCAAGGATGTTGATATCTCTGAGGAAGCAGCGGACATTGTG GATTATGTGGAAACTATTCGAAAGCTCCCTAAACCCAAAATGGTGGATTTGTTTCAAAGAAGATACTTGCGCTCACTCATT ATTGCAGTTGGACTAATGCTCTTTCAACAACTTGGGGGAATCACAGGAGTCTCCTTTTACGTGAGCGAGGTTTTTGTAACTGCAG GATTTCCTGCCGCTGTTGGCACTGTATCTTATGCTTGTCTTCAG ATTATAATAACTATATTGTGTGCAATCTTGATGGATAAAGCTGGAAGAAGATTCCTTCTACTG GTTTCTGCTGCGGGGCTGGTGATAGGCTGCATACTAGTTGGGACTTCCTTTTATCTAAAG GTCCAAGAATCGGCACCTACAGTAGCCCCTCTACTTGCTGTAATTGGAATGATG GTATATATAGGATCTTTCTCAGCAGGAATGGGAGTTACTCCTTGGGTTATAATGTCTGAG ATTTTCCCAATAAATGTTAAAGGAACAGCTGGCAGCTTGTCGACATTGGTGAACTGGATTGGGGCATGGGCTGTTTCTTATGCCTTCAACTTTCTAATGAGTTGGAGCTCCTATG GTACTTTTTTCATCTTCGCAGCAATTAATGTAATAGCTATCCTGTTCGTGGCCAAGTTAGTGCCCGAAACAAAGGGACGAACGCTGGAGCAAATTCAGGCTGCCATTAACACTGCCTAG